The Mus musculus strain C57BL/6J chromosome 16, GRCm38.p6 C57BL/6J DNA window ACTTCATCTTCAAAAGAGATCGTGTAGGGACATAGAGGAGAATAGAATGCGGTCTAGTATCCCTTGCCTTGCTCCTACAGTCTACCCTTTAGGGAGAAGTTACTGTGTTTGCCTCAgacacctgaaaaaaaatccaatgtcCACCCCAGTCAGCTTTTCCTTATGTTACAAATCCTGTAACATCATCAGGTGACCTTTTGGAGGGGATGAACTAGGGATCTCATCTCCCACTATGTTACACGTCCTAAAAGTCTGACTGCTGATAAAAACTTCAGACTGTGGGGTGCTAAAATGTTACACACTGAAACCCAAGATATCTTAGGCAATCTTAGTCCAAATATGGCCATTTATTCCTTCCTCTGCATGACTTAACATCCTTGTGACTATTGGGTACATCTTTTTGGAATGTCAGATCCCTATTTTCTCCAACccaaggagttcaaggtcaatcggGACGAATGGTAAGTAAGTTCAAGGGTGATCTGAGCTAAGTTGTGAGACTCTAtcataagcaagcaagcaagcaaaacataaacacacacaaaaaagattgagctgccggacgtggtggcacacgcctttaatcccagcacttgggaggcagaggcaggcggatttctgagttcgaggccagcctggtctacagagtgagttccaggacagccagggctatacagagaaaccctgtctcgaacccccactcccccaaaaaagattgagctgggcatggtgtcacacatttttaactccagcacttgagaggcagaggcagatgtatcTCTGTTCGTTTGAGGCCAGCAAGTTCCAGAGTCACTAGGTCAATATAATGAGACTctgttcaaaagaaagaaagaaaagaaggaaggaaagaaagaaaaggaaggaaggagaaaagaggactAAATAAGCGTAGCTAAGTAATGCACAAATACAACCCTAGCACTggacactgagacaggaggattaaaagtttgaggccatcctgggctatataatcAGTCTGtaacaaaatgaaaaggaataaataaacaatgaaaacCATGATCCTGGGAAGAAGGTTCTAtggcaagtgtgaggacctgtgTTTGGATTCCTGAACATATGTAAAGGTAGGGACAGTAATGCATGTCTACAATTCTAGAGCCCTTAGAGAAAGGTGGGAATCCTTAAAAACTTgagggccagctagcctggcataaATACAGTGGACATGAAAAGACTCTTTCTCAAACAGATAAAGGAGAGGACGGGCGCCTGAGCTTCTTTTGactataaaaatataacatgggggctggagagatggctcagcggttaagagcactgactgctcttccagagcttctgagttcaattcccaacaacaacatggtggctcacaaccatctgtaatgggatgaaagaaagaaagaaagaaagaaagaaagaaagaaagaaagaaagaaagaaagaaaggaaggaagggagagagagagagagagagagagagagagagagagagaaagaaaggaaggaaggaagaaaggaagagaggaagaaagaaagaaagaaagaaagaaagaaagaaagaaagaaagaaagaaagaaagaaagaaagaaagagaaaagaggaaaaaaaataaaggattgAAGTGATCCACAAGTCCATCTGTTCTGACATGAGATTTGggtttagccgggcgtggtggcgcacgcctttaatcccagcactagggaggcagaggcaggtggattactgagttcgaggccggcctggtctacaaagtgagttccaggacagccagggctatacagagaaaccctgtctcgaaaaaagaaaaaaaaaaaaaagagatttgggTTTAAACAGAAGACAAGAAATGTATGTATCCAGGAGTAtgctgcacacttttaatcctaacacttgggaggcagaaggaggtggATGgacctctatgagtttgaggctagcctggtctaaatagtgagttccaggacagccagggctatatagagagagaccatgtcttgaagaacaagaaaaaggaggaggaggaggagaagaaagagagagagaaagagagagagaaagagagagagagaacctaagAAGTAAGTGCTGATCAAGGTATAATTTCCATCTTGGTTCTACCAGCCAATAGCTTGAACTAGGAGAAATCTTCGTGAGAAGCAATTCCTTCTCTGGCTGACATCAGACTTTGGCTTTTGTCTTCCCCCGGGGAGGATTCCTGgagattttttgattttttggttgttttttttttgtttttgtttttgtttttgtttttttgtttttttgtttttcgagacagggtttttctgtatagccgtggctgtcctggaactcactctgtagaccaggctggcctcgaactcagaaatccgcctgcctctgcctcccaagtgctgggattaaaggcgtgtgccaccacgcccggcacgaTTTTTTGATTCTTTAGGGCTTATTGTTTCAATAATCCAAATCAACCAGTATGACACCAGAGCTATATATCGGAGTATCTCCTTTCTGCCAGGACAAGAAGACACAGCAGGCCACTAGCTTCCACCACTCCTAAAGCTAAGAATGTTATAAAACAGGATCTGAGACTTGTAACAGATATTTCCCAACTTCCCAGAACTGCATGCCTCCTGGCCCCACCAATGTATTTAAATAAAtgccttgatttaactttgtttcaCATTGGACCGCTACTGGGGGGCAACATGAATCTATGTTTCCAGGCTATAGTCAATcttttttagattaaaaataaaatatatgtcatTTCCTTGAATGTAGGAACTCTTAATATTTTACTGTAAAAATTTTCAAGTGCAAAGACAAGTTGAATTGCTCAGAAAACATCTATATCCACTTTGCCTTATCACTACCTCTCTTATATAGCTATCCAATTTCCTagacgtgtgcacacacacacacatccacgcacatccatgcacacatttTACATATGCATGTCACAGCAggagtgtggagatcagagaatgaCTTtgtggggtcagttctctccttccccttgaTGTAggggttccaggaattgaactcaggtcttcaggtgcACAGCCTGCtaagaaataaatttcttttgCGTATGCATATCACTGCTACTTCAGATGGAGCAATCTGTAGAGTCTAGCTGCAAAGCTGTTTGGCAAACACAGATATGaccctgacaatggtgacaggaaagctgtattGGGTATATATTCTTGACCTACCTTTGCTTGCCTATGTCCCAGATTAgacaagctgccttgcttcaagcttttaaaccttgtgggacagagaacaaAGAGACTGTGGAAAATAagttagaaaaattaatcaaaaggagGTGTTATAGTGactcttcctttcctttaatgtgaccagttattctgactcaaaTAAATCCAGTATTGGAGATTCCTATTATGAAGGTAGCTAAAAATCTTTATTAGCTAGCAGAGTTAACTTGGAGCATAGCCTCCAATATTTACATGAgaaattgtagcctcccccagccttgagtaggctggctttgaccttgctgccactgagtatgagaccacctggggtggagccttccgacttagatggctctattgttctgtcttccGCGTTGCTCTTCtacaagacactgctacctgctgagaggcccttgagaTATTCCGGAGACAGCCACAGGCagatcacctacaggctggccacaggcatcaagaatggattggcggggGATGGGCTTCCCcgtttataagcacagactcttagtaaacttgggggccttgaacagaaacgcGTCTTGGCCCCCATTATTTCTCTCACCGTTTCCTTCCTTACAGTtccggcctcccactcaggaacccagttagtgtggccgcaGGTGGCTTACAAGAAGTAACagttttgccgggcgtggtggcgcacgcctttaatcccagcactggggaggcagaggcaggcggatttctgagttcgaggccagcctggtctacaaagtgagtccaggacagccaggtctgcacagagaaaccctgtctcaaaaaatcaaaaaaaaaaaaaaaaaaagaagtaacagtttttctgttgattctcaaagccacctcccctgcTCCTAGAGGTCAGACTTGGATCTTaacattgctaatttgcaactgaattgaGTGCCTGGGACATCCGCCCAGACAACCTTAATCCTGTTGCTTTCAATTTTGACTTTGTATTTCAAGTAGATCGATTACCTTCATACAGGCTCACCTTCAGCAAAGCTCAGATATGGCAGTTATTCATCGCTATGAAGAgatgcattgagtgcatattgGGGCTTTGGTTTGAATGGGAAAAAGAAGTGCTGTGAGGGCCGGCAGTCAAAGATGGGCAACTGATGAATCTATGACTCttatcaacctaagacagaggcatgtgccaaaaggctgtttgttcataataaacactaaaatgccgtgtttgtgcaaataaacacaaacaagctgcacgtGTTGTCCGGGATGGGTCAGAAGGGGTATAGACATTCAGACCCAAGCCAAGCACCGCCAGCCACCGTAATTCCCAGGCAAGAccatggagcataaataaattttatgccccagtccagctaatttttaataaacaaaaagagagaaattgtgcCCTGTcctccagccttgagcaggctgactcAGAACTGGTTTGCCACAgttgctagcccacctagggtggagtcttctgacctaggtaaagtctattgtcctgccacaacTGTGGTTTTCCAAGACACCACTatctgctgagaggctgaacctgttttcCTGACAAAGCAGCGAGATCCTGGCATGGTGGGGGATGGgtcccccctccccctaaatttATAAGATCAGACTCATCAGTAAAGATTGACCTTGatcagagagctttgtcttggctCGTTATTTCTCTCACTGCCTTTCCCATCCAAACcccatctttcctttcaggaacccagtaacccatGGTCGCTGGCAGTTACATTTCCCAGCTCATGTTCATTGTTTTTTAAcactgggtctcatgtagctctaTTTTGCAAATACGTTTTAAATTTGGATCCTTGTGCCTTCACCTCCAGACCACAGCAATGTCTAAACTGTGGACTACAACCCCATACAGGCTAATTTAACTGAAtgtgggagaaaaaaacaaaacaaaacaacaacaacaacaaaaaaacagaagcaacagtAAAATGTTTCTAAACATTTGACaaccaaaaattaattcaaaaccaAGCAGATAAGGAATCCAAGGTATCTCTGGAAGTATCACTCATGGTGAATCACACTTTGCTGCAACTTTTCATTCTGAGCTCAGGACAAGTGCAGTGTGCACTGTGCATGCTATTACATGGGCTCCACCATCCCAGGCTGCCTACAACACCTTAGCTCAGATTGACACCATTGTATGTTAAGAAGTGCAGTGTCTCTATTGTATGCAGTTTTCTGCTCTTATAGAAATGTAatggtgccgggcgtggtggcgcacacctctaatccAGGCCGCACAAACCTGGCAggcagaggcggaggcggaggcggaggcggaggcggaggcggaggcggaggcggaggcggaggcagaggaggcagaggcagaggcagaggaggcagaggaggcagaggaggcagaggaggcagaggaggcagaggaggcagaggaggcagaggaggcagaggaggcagaggaggcagaggaggcagaggaggcagaggaggcagaggaggcagaggaggcagaggcagagaggcagaggcagagaggcagaggaggcagaggaggcagaggcagagaggcagaggcagaggcagaggcagaggcagaggcagaggcagagaggcagaggcagaggcagaggcagaggcagaggcagaggcagaggcagaggcagaggcagaggcagaggcagaggcagaggcagaggcagagaggcagaggcagaggcagaggcagagaggcagaggcagaggcagaggcagagaggcagaggcagaggcagaggcaggcagatttctgagttcgaggacagccagggctacacagagaaaccctgtctgggaaaagaaagaaagaaagaaagaaagaaagaaagaaagaaagaaagaaagaaagaaagaaagaaagaaagaaaggtaatgGTTTAATTACTGTGAACAAAGACTTTCAGCATTTTCCTATTGTCATTCCTCAGCATGAAAGTATCAAATCAATAAGTCTTTTTTAcagtatctattttttttcccattacaCAGGGACTCACTGTCTCCTTTGGCTTTCCTGGATCTATGTTGttaaggctagcctcagactcagaaaccTGTAtgcttctgccttcccagtgctgagtcTAAACACCACACAAGGTtagaaggtttgtttgttttacttattttggaTTTgcagaacagggtttctctgtgtcatccctggctgtcttggaattcggtctatagaccaggatggacTCAAagtcaggaatctgcctgcttctacctcccaagtactgggattaaaggtttgtgcggCCTGGCTTGATTGCTTAATATTTAAAACTGCTATAAGGGCCTGTGAGATGACTTAGCAGCTTTTTGCTGTTAAGTTTGACAGCCATGTGGCCCCAGGATTCACATGGGAGAAGTTTAAGTTATCCGCTGACAACCATAGTTAAGCCCTTATACTCtccctcccaaacaaacaaacgtggAAAATGTGAAGATTCTCTATGTCCTACAGTATCAAATATTTAGCCAAGACTCAACTCTTTATGTAAAAGAATGTGTATCCATCTGATGAACATGCCAATTTGCTTTTGTCTAATGAatggtaaaattatatgtataccaAAGCATTGTTTAAATAGCAGGGCATGATGGCTATGTCCATAATTTGAGCACTTTGGAAGTAGAGACCGGAGGATCATGTCATCCTCAGTCACATGGTGAATTCAAGGCGAAACTGTGCTACAGTGAagctatctcaaaacaaaacagtaataatagtttaaggctggcctcgaactcagaaatccgcctgcctccgtctcccaagtgctgggattaaaggcgtgcgccaccaggcccggctcaaaacagtaataataaaacccttgtttttaaataaatgtatgagtgtgtttgaCTTGTATacctgattttatatatatatatatacatatatatatatacatatatataattgtatatatatgtgtgtgtgtgtgtgtgtttatatacctACAGTGATGTAACAATTTCTCACACATAAAGGGATCCTAAATGGAAATGGCTTGAGAGACTCTGGCAGTGAGCAACTGTTAGTACTTCTCAGTATAGCATCATCTACTGGCCATGTCACAGCCTCCTTATAGGCACCTGTTCTCTCATTTACAGAAGAGGAGATCAAAGCTAAGGGAGGTTAAAGATCTCAACTCAGGTCAGAAACTCAAATTTAAGCCTTCCTAATTCCAGTATAGAGACTTGCCTCAGGCTAAACTGGGCTAATTTCAAAGGATCTGACGAAGGATAACTCCAGCTTATCACCTTGCGGTCTACGTATGGCATGGTGCTGCACCCTTTATCATTAGGCAGATAATTCTGGTTGCCAGCCTTGAACACTCCTGCAGCCAAAGGGGagagatttatttcttttcatctgGAGGTCAGACAGCAAtgtgcagaagtcagttctctctcacCATCACGTGGCTCCTGGCGACTGGACTCAGGCTGTCAAGtctttagctactgagccatcatcCCCACCTGCTACTCATGTTTATAAGTttataacttaaaatttaaattacaaaataaaattctgcAACTATTTTGAAAAATGTCAAGCCTAAAGAACACAGGAAAGAACTGAATAATGAACACCTATACTTATTTCATCTATATTCTATAATTATGAACATTTGCCATATTGTTTTCTCTAATTATCTTTATACTTTATTaactttttattctttgacaattttatacataGATTTCTTGATTATATCCACTTCCAACTTCCTGGACACACCTTCAGGTCTTTTTATTTTCATCCATtcattttgacacagggtctcacagtatagtcctggttggcctggaattctcaAGTTAGGACAGGCTGacttccaactcagagatctgcttgcttctgcttgttgagtgctaggactaaagtcCTGCACTATCATGTCtgacctttttaaaaacattttaataggggctggtgagatggctcagcggttaagagcactgactgcttttccaaaggtcctgagttcaaatcccagcaaccacatggtggctcacaaaccatatgtaacaagatctgacaccctcttctggaatgtcggaagacagcaacagtgtatataataaataaataaatcttttaaaaaaaacactttaataaCCCTCTGATTCCAATTTGTATTGCTTGAATGCTCAGGCCAAGTAGGGACAACCTATCATTCTTTATTCCTTTATAATTTTCTATCTATACGTTTGAAAATGCTTAAGAGTAGTTTTCTCCAAGTATAGTGGCGTGTGCCTATAGGCCTAAGTAAATGTGGCCTGAACTACAGGCCTAAATCTATTTAAAATGTaccaaatgttttaaaatccatcaaacacacacataaaggtCAACCTTTTTCTCCTTTCATCCTACCCTCTCCCTCCCAGCCTCTACAATACATGGTTggttggcgggggtggggggggtgggggggtgggggggtggggtggggggggggacggacggacggacacgCGATGGGGTCTATTAGGTCCTTGGGCAAGTTTATCAACAGTCACCAGAGAAGATGGGAGTACAGACCTAACAACACTAGATGCTAACTGCACCTGAGGCCAAGAAGATTCTCGCCCCAGGTACCGCTAGTTTCATTGTCATaaattctacttcttttttttttttttttccattttttattaggtatttagctcatttacatttccaatgctataccaaaagtcccccatacccacccacccccactcccctacccataaATTCTACTTCTTGATACACCTAAGGATCCCAGACTGAGAAAAGCTGCCCGGGCTAGCACTGGGCGCAAACGCAGAAGGTTCAGCAGGTCGTCGTGCGCACGCGCAGCTCCCTTGGCCCGCTCCAGTTTCCTGGTGTGGAGCAGAATGCCGCTTCCCGCCCCGCCCCTTGCGTTGCCATGGAGAGTGTCTAAAGCCCGCCTGTGGCAGCGCCCTGGGCCTGGTGTCCTCTGGCGGGGTTTGCGTGGAAGATGTTGAGCCTCTCGGAGCTTCCGCAAAAGAACACAGACTTGGCGGAGATGCAGTCCGGGCCCTTGGGTCGCTGCAGTCACTTTTTTTGGCTGGGCGTCGCCTTCGACGCGGTGGGTGTGGCAGTGCTGTTCACTGGCGTCTTCGCCAACTTGCTGTTCTACGACATGCTGCTCTATTTGGGTTCCATCATCATCTTCGTCAGTCTCCTGTGGTGGATCTCCTGGTACACCGGCAACATAGAGGCGCTCCCGGAAGACCCCTTGAGGGGGACTTCGCCCCGCGAGAGCGGGGTGCACCGTAGCGGCAGCCGTCGCTTCTCGCTGACCCTTAGGAGCGTCTCCGACACCTTTCAGCGGATTCGCCGGCGACGGCGGCGGCGACTCCACCCGCGGGTCGTCCAGCGGATCAGTAGCATCAGCTCTACGGACCCGGGGCAGCTAGAAAGGAACTGCGACGCCAGAACCTCGGGTGGCAGAGCGTTGTTCCGTTCAGCGAAGCCTGAGGCTGTTCTGAATCAGTTTAGCAGAGTCCAGACCTCTAAGAGCCTGCCTCTGGGCATTGTCCACACCGGTCTTTCCATTTGTACTTCTAGGAGTCAACCTGTCTTTTCAGTGACTTCGCAGACCTACCCTTTGGCGTCTGACAGCAATTCTCAGATGGCAATGTCCTCTGACAGCCATGTGTATTTGGACTCTCACTCTCAGGAGCACTCTAAAATCAGTGTGGCCTCTCAGATCTACCCTCTGGAACGAGAAGAAAGTCAGAGCCACCTCTTGGTGATCCCTGACAGTTTATCTATGGTACCCGTGACCTCTCAAAGCCAAATCCTGCCCTCTGTATCTTCTGAAAGCTGTGTGCCTTTGGGCCCTCACTCTCAGGGGCGCTCTAAGATCAGTGTGGCCACTCAGATCTACCCTCTGGAACGAGAAGAAAGCCAGAGCCACTTCTTGGTGATCCCTGACAGTTTATCTATGGTACCTGTGACCTCTCAGAGCCAAATCCTGCCCTCTGTATCTTCTGAAAGCTGTGTGCCTTTGGGCCCTCACTCTCAGGGGCG harbors:
- the A930007A09Rik gene encoding uncharacterized protein LOC432999 encodes the protein MLSLSELPQKNTDLAEMQSGPLGRCSHFFWLGVAFDAVGVAVLFTGVFANLLFYDMLLYLGSIIIFVSLLWWISWYTGNIEALPEDPLRGTSPRESGVHRSGSRRFSLTLRSVSDTFQRIRRRRRRRLHPRVVQRISSISSTDPGQLERNCDARTSGGRALFRSAKPEAVLNQFSRVQTSKSLPLGIVHTGLSICTSRSQPVFSVTSQTYPLASDSNSQMAMSSDSHVYLDSHSQEHSKISVASQIYPLEREESQSHLLVIPDSLSMVPVTSQSQILPSVSSESCVPLGPHSQGRSKISVATQIYPLEREESQSHFLVIPDSLSMVPVTSQSQILPSVSSESCVPLGPHSQGRSKISVASKIYPLEREESQSHLLVIPDSLSMVPVTSQSQILPSVSSESCVPLGPHSQGRSKISVATQIYPLEREESQSHFLVIPDSLSMVPVTSQSQILPSVSSESCVPLGPHSQGRSKISVASKIYPLEREESQSHLLVIPDSLSMVPVTSQSQILPSVSSESCVPLGPHSQGRSKISVASQIYPLEQEESQSHFLVPMPSDSFPVVPMTSQSQIQGSLAQQSHLQNLPLASQTPETDKASKSHTLAKGVPGVPPGSAQTQHPQASLAQTSQISSPVRKVPKN